In Salvelinus namaycush isolate Seneca chromosome 15, SaNama_1.0, whole genome shotgun sequence, a genomic segment contains:
- the LOC120060414 gene encoding mitochondrial ribonuclease P catalytic subunit-like produces MSSLLILKTRICLKYISPLFNPSTAGFTPLNNVISKLSVSSRLLCTKGGSRHAGNNRKEDRQREFNIRERLPFPKSVFAAGTAKRTAEYQKKRAEEEPNFPRKNKRVEPPDHPLTASEWKSLKLISPNPDRFDVRMMSSMLADGTDINVAKSLLAYVAMDTGTLSYELLLRYLTLCVGSGHHSEVFDMYDIMRSRFRTLDTGASSLFIKGFSRTERWKEALTILENIKRAITPSPRNYGDTIAGAVLHGDGDTAWALYAELMEKGLIPNQETWQALFQCGLSHQGHEDGLQSILLHMRDNQIYPEETLAKDIKAWFESLPEQKWIGSWSPVDPRGVCRSCQAELESIQLSREEYAQLKDRVMGDVIQGRDIFNKTTPEELESFKNFVKRKPAFDVVIDGLNVANIGIKGNQSQTLLEVVSELERQGLVILVLGRKHMQRPSRSWDRHDMSLVQQKAHCFFTDNISEDDPFLLYATLHSGNHCNFVSRDLMRDHKACLPDGATRRLFFKWQRGHQLVLSSYTPGKRVRFQRILSYDTIVQTNGGSWHIPYDENGAERCTYEVPQKWLCLTKAK; encoded by the exons ATGAGCTCCCTCCTGATATTAAAAACAAGAATATGTCTGAAATACATTAGCCCACTCTTTAATCCAAGCACTGCTGGCTTTACTCCCCTGAATAATGTGATTAGCAAGCTATCAGTTAGTTCCAGACTTTTATGCACTAAAGGAGGGAGTAGACATGCAGGTAACAACAGGAaagaggacagacagagggaaTTCAATATCAGAGAGAGGCTCCCTTTTCCCAAGTCAGTGTTTGCTGCAGGGACAGCCAAGAGAACTGCTGAATACCAAAAGAAGAGGGCTGAGGAGGAACCAAACTTCCCCAGAAAGAACAAGAGAGTGGAACCCCCAGACCACCCTCTCACTGCCTCAGAGTGGAAGAGCCTAAAATTGATTTCACCGAATCCTGATCGCTTTGATGTCCGGATGATGTCATCAATGCTGGCTGATGGGACAGACATCAACGTGGCCAAGTCCCTGCTGGCCTATGTTGCCATGGATACCGGTACGCTGTCTTACGAGCTGCTACTGCGGTACCTCACCCTGTGTGTCGGCAGCGGCCACCACTCTGAGGTGTTTGACATGTATGATATCATGAGGAGCCGGTTCAGGACATTAGACACTGGAGCCTCCAGCCTGTTCATAAAGGGCTTCAGCAGGACAGAACGCTGGAAGGAGGCGCTGACCATCCTGGAGAACATCAAGAGGGCCATCACGCCATCACCGCGTAACTACGGCGATACCATCGCTGGGGCGGTGCTGCATGGTGACGGTGACACTGCCTGGGCCCTGTATGCTGAGCTGATGGAGAAGGGCCTCATTCCCAACCAGGAGACATGGCAGGCCCTGTTCCAGTGTGGTCTCTCTCATCAGGGCCACGAGGACGGGCTGCAGTCCATCCTCCTCCATATGAGGGACAACCAAATCTATCCCGAGGAGACTCTGGCTAAAGATATCAAAGCTTGGTTTGAGAG TCTTCCAGAACAGAAGTGGATTGGCAGCTGGTCCCCCGTAGACCCCAG GGGAGTGTGTCGGAGCTGCCAGGCAGAGCTGGAGTCCATCCAGCTGAGTCGGGAGGAGTACGCCCAGCTCAAAGACAGGGTGATGGGGGACGTGATCCAAGGCAGAGACATCTTCAATAAGACCACTCCAGAG GAGCTGGAGAGCTTCAAGAACTTTGTCAAGCGGAAGCCGGCCTTTGACGTGGTCATAGATGGACTCAACGTGGCCAACATTGGCATCAAAGGGAACCAGTCGCAGACG CTCCTGGAGGTGGTGTCGGAGCTTGAGCGCCAGGGCCTGgtcatcctggtcctggggaggaAGCACATGCAGCGGCCCTCACGCAGCTGGGACAGACATGACATGAGCTTGGTCCAGCAGAAGGCCCACTGCTTCTTCACTGACAACAT TTCTGAGGATGACCCTTTCCTGCTGTATGCCACACTGCACTCTGGGAACCACTGCAACTTTGTTAGCCGGGACCTGATGAGGGACCACAAGGCCTGCCTGCCAGACGGTGCCACCCGACGCCTCTTCTTCAAGTGGCAGAGAGGCCACCAGCTGGTGCTGAGCAGCTACACCCCAGGAAAGAGAGTACGATTCCAG AGGATATTAAGTTATGACACCATTGTCCAGACAAATGGAGGCTCCTGGCACATCCCCTATGATGAGAATGGGGCAGAGAGATGCACTTATGAAGTTCCACAGAAGTGGCTGTGTCTTACCAAGGCAAAATAA